From one Rhodamnia argentea isolate NSW1041297 chromosome 1, ASM2092103v1, whole genome shotgun sequence genomic stretch:
- the LOC115740253 gene encoding ER membrane protein complex subunit 10 has protein sequence MEGDKAWRILRAMVLLLVTASHPHSARAFESDELVLEQEDDLGAIGGGIDPLSPPRSRKRYPDNHAADSDSKIQFPLEHAFGDSDFSPAGTFSARLKTWSHGPQTLTKLRFSRNALTEVDKEKFQKLLQEDDFYRIRLPSNVLSPPGRDYIVSSIKARCLPRDGLDEHFVIHMDGVNILAVNYGSPGACPYPRQLKLPAKWSFNSHTVLKNSEQAPRTPVFTEEVSIGENGEVEVVKPPERSFWAKYWMYAIPLGLIVMNAVTQAMNMPPEEQAGGQSASQPQQGASTAQRGPTAVRRR, from the exons ATGGAAGGCGACAAGGCGTGGAGGATCTTGAGGGCGATGGTGTTGTTGCTGGTAACCGCATCGCATCCCCACAGCGCGCGTGCCTTCGAATCCGATGAGCTTGTGTTGGAGCAGGAAGACGATCTTGGGGCGATCGGAGGAGGGATCGATCCGCTGTCTCCGCCCCGATCCCGGAAGAGGTATCCGGACAATCACGCTGCCGATTCCGACTCGAAGATCCAGTTCCCCCTCGAGCACGCCTTCGGTGACTCCGATTTCTCTCCCGCCGGCACTTTCTCCGCTCGCCTCAAGACCTGGTCCCACGGTCCCCAG ACCCTCACCAAGCTGCGGTTCTCGAGGAATGCTCTCACTGAAGTCGACAAGGAAAAGTTCCAG AAATTGCTGCAAGAAGATGACTTTTATAGGATAAGGCTGCCATCCAATGTCCTGAGTCCTCCTGGGAGGGACTACATCGTTTCTTCCATCAAAGCG AGATGTCTTCCACGCGATGGTCTGGATGAGCATTTTGTGATACACATG GATGGTGTTAACATCTTGGCTGTTAACTATGGTTCTCCTGGGGCATGCCCTTATCCTCGCCAACTGAAACTA CCAGCAAAGTGGTCGTTTAATTCGCACACTGTTTTGAAGAACAGTGAGCAGGCACCAAG GACTCCAGTATTCACGGAAGAGGTATCCATTGGAGAGAACGGAGAGGTTGAAGTTGTGAAGCCACCGGAAAGATCATTTTGGGCCAAATAT TGGATGTACGCGATCCCTCTTGGACTCATAGTCATGAACGCCGTAACACAGGCAATGAATATGCCTCCTGAGGAGCAGGCGGGTGGCCAGTCGGCATCCCAACCACAACAGGGTGCATCCACAGCTCAGCGTGGTCCGACAGCTgtgagaagaagatga
- the LOC115740255 gene encoding protein LIFEGUARD 4-like yields MWTHPYRKSDVEEGPGVRPLYPAMLESPQLRWAFIRKVYSILTFQLLATVAVAAVVVSVHPIAHFFAATPAGLALYIVVIILPFIVLCPLYYYHQRHPVNYLLLGIFTISLAFAVGLTCAFTSGKIILESVILTAVVVVSLNLYTFWAARRGHDFSFLEPFLFGALLVLMVFAFIQLLFPLGRITLMVYGCLASIIFCGYIIYDTDNLIKRYSYDEYIWASVSLYLDIINLFLSVLTIFRAVES; encoded by the exons ATGTGGACGCATCCCTACAGGAAGAGCGACGTGGAGGAGGGGCCGGGGGTGAGGCCTCTGTACCCGGCGATGTTGGAGAGCCCGCAGCTCCGGTGGGCCTTTATCCGTAAGGTTTACTCCATCCTGACCTTCCAGTTGCTCGCCACGGTCGCCGTCGCTGCTGTCGTCGTTTCCGTCCACCCCATCGCCCACTTCTTCGCCGCCACCCCGGCCGGCCTGGCCCTTTACATCGTCGTCATCATCCTGCCGTTCATCG TGCTCTGTCCATTGTACTACTACCACCAGCGGCATCCCGTGAACTACCTTCTGCTTGGGATATTCACCATCTCGCTCGCGTTCGCAGTTGGATTGACTTGCGCATTCACGAGCG GGAAGATCATCCTTGAATCTGTTATATTGACGGCCGTGGTGGTTGTCAGCCTCAACCTTTACACTTTCTGGGCTGCGAGGAGAGGCCACGACTTCAGCTTCCTGGAGCCCTTCTTGTTCGGTGCTCTCCTCGTGCTTATGGTCTTTGCTTTTATACAG CTACTGTTCCCTCTCGGTAGGATCACGCTCATGGTTTATGGATGTTTGGCGTCGATCATATTCTGTGGGTACATCATATACGACACGGACAACCTTATCAAGCGCTACTCCTACGACGAATACATATGGGCCTCTGTGTCACTGTATTTGGATATAATCAACCTCTTCCTGTCCGTGCTCACGATCTTCCGAGCTGTGGAGAGCTGA